The Panicum hallii strain FIL2 chromosome 9, PHallii_v3.1, whole genome shotgun sequence genome has a window encoding:
- the LOC112876856 gene encoding transcription factor bHLH54-like, which produces MEASEASWHSFDPSVAVEDSEAMAQLLAVQYFGNEQKQPAPTAMYWPGCQEADQYYGSAPYHMQQPNSGEGCYDHAGYYYGSSTVTMTGDFFVPDEQVADPSFMLDLNLDFEDQEGGVDVPAACKRKQENQKGESTACTVPKKKSRSTAVPAQRKGRNAQSKKAQKGACSRGNQEESNGDGNVQCSGDYLSDDDSLEMTACSNVSSASRKSSPGGGKARAGRGAATDPQSLYARKRRERINERLKILQNLVPNGTKVDISTMLEEAVQYVKFLQLQIKLLSSDDMWMFAPIAYNGVNVGLDLKISPPQQ; this is translated from the exons ATGGAGGCCTCCGAGGCGAGTTGGCACTCCTTTGATCCGTCAGTCGCCGTGGAGGACTCCGAGGCGATGGCCCAGCTGCTCGCGGTCCAGTACTTCGGCAACGAGCAGAAGCAGCCGGCGCCGACGGCCATGTACTGGCCGGGTTGCCAAGAAGCCGACCAGTACTACGGCTCGGCGCCGTACCACATGCAGCAGCCCAACTCGGGTGAAGGCTGCTACGACCATGCTGGTTACTACTACGGCAGCAGCACGGTCACGATGACCGGCGACTTCTTCGTGCCGGACGAGCAGGTGGCGGATCCGAGCTTCATGCTTGATCTGAACCTCGACTTCGAGGACCAGGAAGGCGGCGTCGACGTGCCGGCGGCGTGCAAGAGAAAGCAGGAGAATCAGAAGGGAGAGAGCACCGCGTGCACCGTTCCAAAGAAGAAATCACGCTCCACGGCAGTGCCG GCGCAGAGGAAGGGCAGGAACGCGCAGTCCAAGAAGGCGCAGAAGGGCGCGTGCAGCCGAGGCAACCAGGAGGAGAGCAACGGCGACGGCAACGTGCAGTGCTCGGGCGACTACCTGTCCGACGACGACTCGCTGGAGATGACCGCGTGCAGCAACGTGAGCTCGGCGTCCAGGAAGTCGTCGCCGGGAGGTGGGAAGGCGAGGGCCGGACGTGGGGCGGCCACCGATCCGCAAAGCCTCTACGCCAGG AAAAGGAGAGAGCGGATCAACGAGCGGCTAAAGATACTGCAGAATCTCGTTCCCAATGGAACCAAG GTAGACATCAGCACGATGCTTGAGGAAGCAGTTCAATACGTCAAGTTCTTGCAGCTGCAGATCAAG CTGTTGAGCTCGGATGATATGTGGATGTTCGCGCCGATCGCATACAACGGGGTCAACGTCGGCCTCGATCTCAAGATCTCGCCGCCGCAACAATGA